AGGCCTTTGATGGAGGGCGAGTTCTAAGGTCACCGTGCCCGATTTGGCAATAGCTGCGTGGCTATCTTTCATCAGCTCATAGGTATAGGCTTTAGGTACAAGAAAGATATCTCGATGTAGTTTTAAATGGGTTTCTTCAAGGATGCTTTGCATAACAGGAATAATGCCGGGATGTGCGCATGAGAGAGCAAAGGTGCGATCTTCCCTTCTCATCAGTTGGGCGACTTTAAGTTGAATGGGCAAATTGCGTTGAATTTCCCCTTTACGGCTTCCTGGAAATAGCGCGATCAATTGAGCTGCTGGTTTGATCCCTAAAAGCTCTATCCAATGGGGATGGTAGGAATGCCCCTTAATCGTGGTTAAAAGCGGATTTCCAATATATTCCACATGTAAGGGGGTATGGGAAAATAGTTCTTTCTCAAAAGGTAGGATAGAAAGAAGCAGATCTAAGGTGTTTGCCATGTGCTCAATGCGCTCTTTTCCCCATGCCCAAACGCTTGGACAAATATATTGCGCGATTTTTCCTTTGTATCCTTTTTTCCTCAAAGATTTAGCCAACCTTAAATTGAAACCGGGATAGTCAATGAGCACAACAGCCGCTGGTTGCGTATCCAGAATGGCATTTCGAACTTGATAGAATTGCCGTATAAGCTTGGGCAAAGCGCGCAAAACATCCGAAAAGCCCATCACTTCAAAATCTTCCATTTTTAAAATAGAAGAGGAGAGAAAAGGGCGCATTAAGGGCCCTCCAACTCCCGTAAAGGCATACCCGGGAAGTTTTTGCCGCAAATTTTGGAGAAGATTTTGGCCATGCAAATCTCCACTTTGCTCTCCAGCAAAAAAGAAAATAGATGTTTGTTTTAAATTCATGCTTCCTACTTTACCTGTAAAGGTTTTTTTGCTTGTGCAATCAACATTAAATTGCGGATTGCTGGGATGAGGCCAAAGGCTGGAGCAATAAAGTGGACAGGATCAAAAATGCGCAAAAAGTATAGGAGGCTTAAACATTCCCCTATCGCACTTAACCACCAAAACAAGGGCCCTAGATAACTTTTTTTTTGCTTTTCGGCACACCACCATTGGATCCAAAAGCGGCTGGCGAACAGAAAGAGGCCGATCGTTCCTAAAAAATGCCAAAAGAAGCTGGTTTCTTCCCCTTGATGCCAGGGAGAAGAAGGGATGCGAAACCAATTTGGGGCATTGAGCAAATGGGCTTGGGCGTAAAAGCCTAAGGTCACGCTAAAAGTGCTTAAAATAAGCAGCCCAACTACAGTGTGGAAAGCGACCTGATCTGTTCGCGGTTTCATCAAATTTAAATTGCGCCAAGAAACGACAGCATTTGTGGCTTGGATTACACACACATGATACTGCATTTGAATAAAAGCATGGCATAAGAGAAGAAGATTGCCTGCTAATGAAAGCTTCCAAAAAGTGGGGGTAACCAGGCTTTTCTTTTCTTTCTCGCTCATTATCCATTGTAAAAGAGAGCGCCACGTAAATAACCCGTAGGGGAGAAAGCCTAAAAAATATAATCCCTCACGCCAATGGCCACTCATGGAAGCTCTTTCTCAATCGTGTAGTTAAGTTTACGCTGTGCCATCCAGCGCACAGCTAGCATGTCTGCAACCGTATTAAAAGAGCGATTGAAGAAATTATATTTAGTTTTTCCCTCGGTTCTTTCGCGGTGATTAACCGGCACTTGAGTAATGCGGAAGCCCTCTAAGTGAAACAAAGCAGGTAAAAAGCGATGCATGCCGTGAAACATCTTAATCTGTTTTAGGCAAGCTGCGCGATATACTTTAAGGGAGCATCCCGTATCTTGCACGCCGTCCTGACAGAGGCGGCTGCGAACAAAATTGGCTAGGCGAGAGGTGATTCTTTTGACCCAAGTGTCTTTACGGTTAGTGCGGATGCCACAGACTAAATCGTATTCTTGAGCTACTTCTAAAAGCAGAGGGATATCGTGGGGATCATTTTGTCGGTCTCCATCTAATGTGATCACAAATTCTCCTCTGGCAGCTTTAAAGCCAGCATCAAAAGCGCTAGATTGTCCAAAATTTTTCGCGAACATTAAAACGCGCAGGTAGGATTTTTCTTGAGCTAAATGCTTTAAGATATCGGCCGTTTTGTCTTCCGATCCATCCTCTACGCAGATCAATTCCCACGGGTGGCCCATTTTTTCCATGACTGATTCCACTTCATTTATTAAGGGAATGAGGTTGTCTTCTTCATCTTTTAATGGAATGACGATCGAGTAATATGGCTGTTTCATGTTTTAATTGTTCCCAGTTGGTTTGAAGAGATTATAACTTTTTCCCAATTATCCTGCACGCAGGTTCAACGCGCGATTTGGCGGGCTAGCCATTGGGCTCCTTCTACAAAAATATGGGGAGGGGTTCCATGCCCTTTATGTCCAATTGAGGGAAAAACTACAAGCTCTGCAGAAGGGGAACGTTTGCCATGATCAAAGGCAGTATTGGTAATGGAGCGGATACATTGGAAGCAGGCATCTGTGCTCACGCGGAGATCGCGGTTACCTATGTAATAACGCAGGTTTTTATCAATCAAGAGGGAGGCCATATTTTCTAAATGATGGGAAGGACTAGGGGGGAGGTTGAGTTCTTGGTATTCAGCTAAACAACTCAGTTGGGTCAGCGGCGCAAAACCTAAAACGGTAGAAATGTGCGGATTTTGAATGGCAAGCAATGTAGCAATAAAACCCCCTCGAGAAAGTCCTGCGGTACCGATGGTTTGGGAGAAGGTATAATTTTTTTCTATCAAGTCGTCGACAAATTCACTGCATTTCTTTACAAATTTTTCGAGAAAAAAAGGATCTGCGCTCAAGCTGTTGATCCACTCCCGCATAGCTTGAGAATGGTCGAGCCCTTCCCCGTGCCCTGGCAAGTCGACAGAAAAAACACGCATGCCAAGCCCTTCCCAAACGATGGAAGGCTGATTATAAGGATCGACAAAAAGGGTGTCTTTTTTTGACAAAGCAAAATAAAAAATACAAGGCAA
The Parachlamydia sp. AcF125 genome window above contains:
- the lpxB gene encoding lipid-A-disaccharide synthase; translated protein: MNLKQTSIFFFAGEQSGDLHGQNLLQNLRQKLPGYAFTGVGGPLMRPFLSSSILKMEDFEVMGFSDVLRALPKLIRQFYQVRNAILDTQPAAVVLIDYPGFNLRLAKSLRKKGYKGKIAQYICPSVWAWGKERIEHMANTLDLLLSILPFEKELFSHTPLHVEYIGNPLLTTIKGHSYHPHWIELLGIKPAAQLIALFPGSRKGEIQRNLPIQLKVAQLMRREDRTFALSCAHPGIIPVMQSILEETHLKLHRDIFLVPKAYTYELMKDSHAAIAKSGTVTLELALHQRPSTVIYQLTALNRFIAKYILRLNLPYYSIANILAQKQIFPELIATGLTPKNVYAKMEDLSNPDSANRQMCIQNCRDLIPLLAQKSHPFEQATQAILEMLEEKSG
- a CDS encoding lipid-A-disaccharide synthase N-terminal domain-containing protein; this translates as MSGHWREGLYFLGFLPYGLFTWRSLLQWIMSEKEKKSLVTPTFWKLSLAGNLLLLCHAFIQMQYHVCVIQATNAVVSWRNLNLMKPRTDQVAFHTVVGLLILSTFSVTLGFYAQAHLLNAPNWFRIPSSPWHQGEETSFFWHFLGTIGLFLFASRFWIQWWCAEKQKKSYLGPLFWWLSAIGECLSLLYFLRIFDPVHFIAPAFGLIPAIRNLMLIAQAKKPLQVK
- a CDS encoding glycosyltransferase family 2 protein; this translates as MKQPYYSIVIPLKDEEDNLIPLINEVESVMEKMGHPWELICVEDGSEDKTADILKHLAQEKSYLRVLMFAKNFGQSSAFDAGFKAARGEFVITLDGDRQNDPHDIPLLLEVAQEYDLVCGIRTNRKDTWVKRITSRLANFVRSRLCQDGVQDTGCSLKVYRAACLKQIKMFHGMHRFLPALFHLEGFRITQVPVNHRERTEGKTKYNFFNRSFNTVADMLAVRWMAQRKLNYTIEKELP
- a CDS encoding alpha/beta hydrolase, which translates into the protein MPHPNEKQTALIAPSGMNVSFRGPALEEGPLPCIFYFALSKKDTLFVDPYNQPSIVWEGLGMRVFSVDLPGHGEGLDHSQAMREWINSLSADPFFLEKFVKKCSEFVDDLIEKNYTFSQTIGTAGLSRGGFIATLLAIQNPHISTVLGFAPLTQLSCLAEYQELNLPPSPSHHLENMASLLIDKNLRYYIGNRDLRVSTDACFQCIRSITNTAFDHGKRSPSAELVVFPSIGHKGHGTPPHIFVEGAQWLARQIAR